Proteins encoded in a region of the Stieleria neptunia genome:
- a CDS encoding acyl carrier protein, whose protein sequence is MLDFLFFFSGIALILALVLALEAKRSRDFRRRWPPISDDEFVAKCSPGTNRERALKVRRIISEQLGLPYQRIHPDQSFIEDLDCCN, encoded by the coding sequence ATGCTTGATTTCTTGTTCTTCTTCAGTGGGATTGCACTGATTCTTGCTTTGGTTCTGGCGTTGGAGGCCAAACGCAGTCGTGATTTTCGGCGACGGTGGCCGCCGATTTCGGACGATGAATTTGTCGCAAAATGTTCGCCCGGCACGAACCGCGAACGGGCGCTGAAGGTGCGTCGCATCATCTCCGAACAACTCGGACTTCCCTACCAGCGGATCCATCCCGACCAGAGCTTCATCGAGGACTTGGACTGTTGCAATTGA
- a CDS encoding 6-pyruvoyl trahydropterin synthase family protein, with product MSQPTYRVDVSKEQFVFSAAHFITFAGDICERIHGHNYGVRASVEGPLDENRYVVDFIALRDAVLEQTQALDHHVILPSDHAEIRIRSDDKETTAKFRDRRWVFPNEDCVILPVINTTAEEIARVIAERVRAKTKSQFGDALNWIEVAVDENQGQWGVCRLPWK from the coding sequence ATGAGCCAGCCCACCTACCGTGTCGATGTGTCCAAGGAGCAGTTCGTTTTTTCGGCCGCCCACTTCATCACCTTCGCCGGCGACATTTGCGAACGCATCCACGGGCACAACTACGGCGTTCGGGCATCGGTGGAAGGCCCCTTGGATGAGAACCGCTACGTCGTCGATTTCATCGCCCTCCGTGACGCCGTGCTGGAACAGACCCAGGCGCTCGACCACCATGTGATCCTGCCCAGCGATCATGCAGAAATCCGAATTCGCAGCGATGACAAGGAGACGACGGCGAAGTTCCGGGATCGCCGTTGGGTGTTCCCGAACGAGGATTGCGTGATCTTGCCGGTGATCAATACGACAGCCGAAGAAATCGCGCGGGTGATCGCCGAGCGGGTACGGGCGAAAACGAAATCGCAATTCGGCGACGCGTTGAACTGGATCGAAGTCGCCGTGGATGAAAACCAAGGCCAATGGGGCGTGTGTCGATTGCCGTGGAAGTGA
- a CDS encoding alpha/beta hydrolase family protein, which produces MTQTLRLMAMVMIPYVAVAVVVFLCQRFLLFLPSHRDVPTLLQPWLVENRTIGYCREVPEAQTVWLMTHGNGGQAADRDYVLDRMSDQDSLYVLEYPGYGAREGKSCRDSFNQAAAEAYRILKSQYPDTPVCVLGESIGSGPACELAWEETPPDKIVLVVPFDTLASVASKRFFFLPVRLLLLDDWNNVDALNDYPGSVEIFAATGDEIIPIEHAKALAKQIPRARFTAISGGHNDWSFNDDVRIRR; this is translated from the coding sequence ATGACGCAAACGCTTCGGTTGATGGCGATGGTGATGATTCCGTATGTCGCCGTCGCGGTTGTTGTTTTCCTCTGCCAACGGTTCCTGCTGTTTCTGCCCTCGCACCGCGATGTCCCCACGCTGCTGCAGCCGTGGTTGGTCGAAAACCGTACGATTGGCTATTGCCGCGAAGTGCCCGAGGCACAGACCGTTTGGTTGATGACGCATGGAAACGGCGGTCAAGCGGCTGATCGCGATTATGTGCTCGACCGCATGTCCGACCAGGACTCGCTGTACGTGCTGGAGTATCCCGGTTACGGAGCGCGCGAAGGGAAATCGTGCCGCGACTCATTCAATCAAGCAGCGGCGGAGGCCTATCGGATTTTGAAGTCACAGTACCCGGACACACCCGTCTGTGTCCTCGGTGAATCGATCGGTAGCGGCCCTGCGTGTGAGCTTGCCTGGGAAGAAACGCCGCCGGACAAGATCGTGCTGGTGGTCCCGTTTGACACCCTGGCGAGCGTGGCGTCGAAACGATTTTTCTTTTTGCCGGTGCGTCTGTTGCTGCTGGATGATTGGAACAACGTGGACGCACTGAACGACTATCCGGGGTCGGTCGAGATTTTCGCAGCCACCGGCGACGAGATCATTCCCATCGAACACGCCAAAGCCTTGGCCAAGCAGATCCCCCGCGCCCGGTTCACTGCGATTTCGGGTGGGCACAACGACTGGTCATTCAATGACGACGTGAGGATTCGTCGATGA
- a CDS encoding triphosphoribosyl-dephospho-CoA synthase: protein MTGGLASIRRVCTRPADAIRWACVLEATAPKVGNVSPGRDFDDLTYLDFVTAAELTASAFEPLPLSFSHGVLEACNASAEKLGTNVNLGILLLLGPLVQVDAADQRVRLDRSTWRDGVIAVLDSLTAADSKRLYAAINVAKPGGMGQTDEMDLSGPPPQNFLAAMRHAATRDRIAKNYSDGFADLFQHVLPVVQQSVLDEQDLLSGLVLAQLRLLAAEPDSLIARKFGDGVAREVQRRARFDHCDGEQVDAFDRYLRTGTLDLAGQSNRINPGTTADLIAAAVYVLLREAL, encoded by the coding sequence GTGACCGGTGGCTTGGCATCGATCCGTCGGGTGTGCACGCGACCGGCCGACGCGATCCGTTGGGCCTGCGTGCTGGAAGCGACGGCGCCGAAGGTCGGCAATGTTTCTCCGGGGCGTGACTTTGATGATTTGACATACCTTGATTTTGTCACCGCCGCCGAGTTGACCGCATCGGCCTTTGAACCGCTGCCCCTGTCGTTCAGCCACGGTGTGCTCGAAGCCTGCAACGCATCGGCTGAAAAACTCGGCACGAACGTCAACTTGGGGATTTTGCTGTTGCTGGGGCCGCTGGTCCAAGTCGATGCGGCTGATCAGCGCGTCCGGCTGGATCGATCGACATGGCGCGACGGTGTGATCGCGGTCTTGGACTCGCTGACCGCCGCCGATTCGAAACGGTTGTATGCCGCGATCAATGTCGCCAAACCGGGCGGGATGGGGCAAACAGATGAAATGGATTTAAGCGGGCCGCCGCCGCAAAATTTTTTGGCCGCGATGCGACACGCCGCAACGCGAGATCGAATTGCAAAGAATTACTCGGACGGGTTCGCTGACTTGTTTCAACATGTCCTGCCCGTTGTCCAGCAAAGCGTGCTCGATGAACAGGATTTGCTGAGCGGGCTGGTGCTGGCCCAGTTGCGGTTGCTTGCCGCGGAACCGGACAGCTTGATCGCCAGAAAATTCGGCGACGGTGTCGCTCGCGAGGTCCAGCGGCGGGCACGGTTTGACCACTGCGACGGAGAACAAGTGGACGCCTTCGATCGCTATTTACGAACCGGTACACTTGATCTGGCGGGACAATCCAACCGAATCAACCCCGGCACGACCGCCGATCTGATCGCAGCGGCCGTGTATGTGCTGTTGCGCGAAGCGTTGTAG
- a CDS encoding GNAT family N-acetyltransferase, whose product MTQAPKQNLPWLSPATVPQSLHTLGFSIEPLNERHAELDFKALMSCRVRLREELQWSEWPPEDFTLSLNWSDLREHHDEFLRGEAFAYTVLSSDRRSCRGCIYIERCHEIDGAQLAYWVVDDAIELEALLVAEVLRWIHQTWRIDRVLLPLRDSNVRGIELAQKCGLEVSNRFTDGPLSNHRCFLSDSGGRDRKEEDH is encoded by the coding sequence ATGACACAAGCTCCCAAACAGAATTTACCCTGGCTGTCGCCTGCTACGGTTCCGCAGTCGCTCCATACGTTGGGTTTTTCAATTGAGCCACTGAACGAGAGACACGCGGAATTGGACTTCAAGGCTTTGATGTCGTGTCGAGTGAGGCTGCGAGAGGAATTGCAGTGGAGCGAGTGGCCGCCAGAGGACTTTACGTTGAGTTTGAACTGGAGTGACCTTCGAGAACACCACGACGAGTTCCTCCGTGGCGAGGCGTTTGCCTACACAGTGCTCAGCTCAGACCGACGGAGTTGTCGTGGCTGTATTTACATTGAACGTTGTCATGAGATCGACGGTGCCCAACTGGCATACTGGGTCGTCGATGATGCGATCGAACTCGAAGCCCTGCTCGTCGCCGAGGTACTTCGATGGATCCATCAGACATGGAGAATTGATCGCGTTTTACTCCCGCTCCGTGACTCGAATGTTCGCGGAATTGAACTGGCTCAGAAGTGTGGATTGGAAGTTTCAAACCGGTTCACCGATGGTCCGCTTTCCAATCATCGTTGTTTTCTATCGGATTCGGGTGGCCGGGATCGTAAAGAGGAGGACCACTGA